The Haloplanus sp. CK5-1 genome contains a region encoding:
- the lipA gene encoding lipoyl synthase: MARRRKPDWLRMRPPSGGRFTEIRETLREHDLNTVCEEANCPNLGECWSGRDGPGTATFMLMGDRCSRGCNFCDVETGGMEPLDPDEPSNVADAVAEIGLDYVVLTSVDRDDLPDQGAGHFARTIEAIKSRHPGILVEVLIPDFRGDPDLVDLIVDAGPDVIAHNVETVERLQWPVRDRRAGYEQSLSVLERAAAADVYTKTSLMLGVGEYDHELYRTLSDCREAGVDVITLGQYLQPSRSHLDVYEYVHPDAFETWRRVAEEELGFLYCASGPMVRSSYRAGELFVDAVLRDGRSVDEARREAHAAT, from the coding sequence ATGGCACGCAGGCGAAAGCCCGACTGGTTGCGGATGCGGCCACCCTCGGGCGGGCGGTTCACGGAGATTCGGGAGACCCTGCGAGAACACGACCTCAACACGGTGTGTGAGGAGGCGAACTGCCCCAACCTGGGAGAGTGCTGGAGCGGCCGCGACGGTCCGGGGACGGCCACGTTCATGCTGATGGGCGACCGGTGTTCGCGGGGCTGTAACTTCTGTGACGTGGAGACCGGCGGGATGGAGCCACTCGACCCCGACGAACCGTCGAACGTGGCCGACGCCGTCGCGGAGATCGGACTCGACTACGTCGTCCTGACGAGCGTGGACCGCGACGACCTGCCCGATCAGGGCGCGGGCCACTTCGCACGCACCATCGAGGCGATCAAGAGCCGGCACCCGGGCATCCTCGTCGAGGTGCTCATCCCCGACTTCCGGGGCGACCCGGACCTGGTCGATCTGATCGTCGACGCCGGGCCGGACGTGATCGCCCACAACGTCGAGACGGTCGAGCGCCTACAGTGGCCGGTCCGGGACCGACGCGCGGGCTACGAGCAGTCGCTGTCGGTGCTCGAACGCGCCGCCGCCGCCGACGTCTACACGAAGACGAGCCTCATGCTCGGGGTGGGGGAGTACGACCACGAGCTCTACCGCACCCTCTCCGACTGTCGCGAGGCCGGCGTGGACGTGATCACGCTCGGGCAGTATCTCCAGCCCTCGCGCTCGCACCTCGACGTCTACGAGTACGTCCACCCGGACGCCTTCGAGACGTGGCGGCGGGTCGCCGAGGAGGAACTCGGCTTCCTCTACTGCGCCAGCGGGCCGATGGTCCGGTCGTCGTACCGGGCGGGCGAACTGTTCGTCGACGCCGTCCTCCGGGACGGACGGAGCGTCGACGAGGCACGCCGCGAGGCCCACGCGGCGACCTGA
- a CDS encoding alpha-ketoacid dehydrogenase subunit beta, translated as MSTNTDTQNLTLVQAVRDGLRTEMQRNEDVIVLGEDVGKNGGVFRATEGLYEEFGGDRVIDTPLAESGIVGASIGMAAYGLRPVPEIQFMGFIYPAFDQIVSHAARLRARSRGRFTCPMVVRAPYGGGIRAPEHHSESKEAFFVHEPGLKVVVPSTPADTKGLLASAVRDPDPVIFLEPKLVYRAFREEVPTGDHTVPLGEAAVRREGSDVSVFTWGAMARPTMDAAETLAEEGIDCEVVDLRTLSPLDRETIVDSFEKTGRAAVVHEAPRTGGLGGEITAILQEEALLYQEAPVGRITGFDTPVPLYASEDYYLPSPTRIEAGIREVVAFP; from the coding sequence ATGAGCACGAACACGGACACCCAGAATCTGACGCTGGTACAGGCGGTCCGGGACGGTCTCCGGACCGAGATGCAACGGAACGAGGACGTGATCGTCCTCGGGGAGGACGTGGGCAAGAACGGCGGCGTCTTCCGCGCGACGGAAGGGCTCTACGAGGAGTTCGGCGGGGACCGGGTGATCGACACGCCCCTCGCTGAGTCCGGCATCGTCGGGGCCTCGATCGGCATGGCGGCCTACGGACTCCGTCCCGTCCCCGAGATCCAGTTCATGGGGTTCATCTACCCGGCGTTCGACCAGATCGTGAGTCACGCGGCACGCTTGCGGGCGCGAAGCCGGGGGCGGTTCACGTGCCCGATGGTGGTGCGCGCGCCGTACGGCGGCGGCATCCGAGCGCCGGAGCACCACTCGGAGTCGAAGGAGGCCTTCTTCGTCCACGAGCCGGGACTGAAGGTGGTCGTCCCGTCGACGCCCGCGGACACGAAGGGACTGCTCGCGTCGGCCGTCCGGGATCCGGACCCGGTGATCTTCCTCGAACCCAAACTCGTCTACCGGGCGTTCCGCGAGGAGGTGCCCACGGGCGACCACACGGTGCCGCTCGGCGAGGCGGCGGTCCGGCGCGAGGGGAGCGACGTCTCCGTGTTCACGTGGGGGGCGATGGCCCGACCGACGATGGACGCCGCCGAGACGCTCGCCGAGGAGGGGATCGACTGTGAGGTGGTCGACCTGCGGACGCTCTCGCCGCTGGACCGCGAGACCATCGTCGACTCGTTCGAGAAGACGGGGCGGGCGGCGGTCGTCCACGAAGCGCCCCGGACCGGCGGTCTGGGCGGCGAGATCACCGCCATCCTCCAAGAGGAGGCGCTGCTCTACCAGGAGGCACCGGTCGGACGGATCACGGGCTTCGACACGCCAGTACCGCTGTACGCCTCGGAGGACTACTACCTCCCCTCGCCGACGCGGATCGAGGCGGGAATCCGGGAGGTCGTCGCGTTCCCGTGA
- a CDS encoding dihydrolipoamide acetyltransferase family protein encodes MTVETFALPDVGEGVTEGELLRWLVEPGDEVGTDQPLAEVETDKAVVDLPSPYEGTVVELHAEEGELVPVGSVVVSIETSDDGDATGGPEEGGDGPASAADRRAVAPPRTRRLARELGVDLERVSGSRPGGRVTDADVRDAAEGSDDATGHRESSETVERAAAVDGERSTRDRTLAAPATRRLADDLGVDLDAVPTDERRDGVAVVTAELVREYAASERDDGSEADGETGTTASTPAADPSPGDRIPYRGIRRTIGERMVESTARVAHVTHTDEVDVTRLVETKAELEPYAAEEGVELTYLPFVMRAVAGALAEFPRVNASLDEEREEIRCHETYDIGVATATEAGLLVPVIEDVDRKGLLDLAAETASKVERARDRRIDRVEMQGGTFTVTNVGVIGGRYATPIVNHPEVAILALGRIEEQPRVVDGEVVARHTLPLSLSVDHRVVDGAVAARFTNRVMELLAAPARLLVD; translated from the coding sequence GTGACCGTCGAGACGTTCGCACTTCCGGACGTGGGCGAGGGGGTCACCGAGGGGGAGTTGCTCCGGTGGTTGGTGGAACCGGGCGACGAGGTGGGGACGGACCAACCGCTCGCGGAAGTCGAGACCGACAAGGCAGTCGTCGACCTCCCCTCGCCGTACGAGGGGACGGTCGTGGAACTGCACGCCGAGGAGGGCGAGTTGGTGCCAGTCGGGAGCGTCGTCGTCTCGATCGAGACGAGCGACGACGGGGACGCGACGGGGGGCCCCGAGGAGGGAGGCGACGGACCCGCGTCGGCGGCCGACCGACGCGCCGTCGCGCCGCCGCGGACGCGACGGCTGGCGCGCGAACTCGGCGTCGACTTGGAGCGCGTCTCGGGATCGAGGCCGGGCGGGCGGGTCACCGACGCGGACGTGCGGGACGCGGCGGAGGGGAGCGACGACGCGACGGGACACCGGGAGTCGTCGGAGACGGTCGAGCGGGCGGCGGCCGTCGACGGGGAGAGATCGACCCGCGACCGGACGCTCGCGGCCCCGGCGACCCGTCGCCTCGCGGACGACCTCGGCGTCGATCTGGACGCGGTGCCGACCGACGAGCGCCGCGACGGGGTCGCCGTCGTCACGGCCGAACTGGTCCGGGAGTACGCGGCGAGCGAGCGGGACGACGGGAGCGAGGCGGACGGGGAGACTGGAACGACGGCGTCGACGCCGGCCGCCGACCCGAGTCCCGGCGACCGCATCCCCTACCGGGGGATCCGCCGCACCATCGGCGAGCGGATGGTCGAGTCGACGGCACGGGTGGCACACGTCACCCACACGGACGAGGTGGACGTGACGCGGCTGGTCGAGACCAAAGCCGAGCTGGAACCGTACGCCGCCGAGGAGGGGGTCGAGCTCACCTACCTGCCGTTCGTGATGCGTGCGGTCGCCGGCGCACTCGCCGAGTTCCCGCGGGTCAACGCCTCACTGGACGAGGAACGCGAGGAGATCCGCTGTCACGAGACGTACGACATCGGCGTGGCGACGGCGACGGAGGCCGGCTTGCTCGTCCCGGTGATCGAGGACGTGGACCGGAAGGGGCTGCTCGACCTCGCCGCGGAGACGGCGTCGAAGGTCGAACGCGCCCGCGACCGGCGCATCGACCGCGTGGAGATGCAGGGCGGGACGTTCACCGTCACGAACGTCGGGGTGATCGGCGGAAGATACGCCACACCCATCGTCAACCACCCGGAGGTGGCGATCCTTGCGCTGGGTCGGATCGAGGAGCAACCCCGGGTCGTCGACGGCGAGGTGGTCGCCCGGCACACGCTCCCGCTGTCGCTGTCGGTCGATCACCGCGTCGTCGACGGCGCGGTGGCCGCCCGGTTCACCAACCGCGTGATGGAACTGCTCGCGGCCCCAGCGCGGTTGCTCGTCGACTGA
- the ilvA gene encoding threonine ammonia-lyase — protein MTVTLTDIEAARERFDDPDIVRQTPIETNRSLSEMSGGSVHLKMEHLQRTGSFKTRGAYNKLKQEAESEGDKHVVAASAGNHAQGVALAATTVGLASTIVMPENAPQAKVDATRSYGATVKLHGANFGEAMTHAQKMAEEPGRLFVHAYDDPDIVAGQGTLGLEIHEQVPDADTVIVPIGGGGLIGGISTALKALDGSIRVVGVQADLAATVPDSLQKGAPVDEESPKTIADGIATGGISELTLGLIEEHVDEVVTVSDDEIARSLLTVLERSKQLVEGAGAASVAALLSDEVDVEGETVVPLLCGGNIDMSMLQTVLTHALTDRSQLLRLRIRIRDQPGEMGRISGIIGDKGANIRTVRHDRAVGDLDVGDAYLVFQVVASGENHAESVTTAIEEAGYEVERVN, from the coding sequence ATGACAGTCACACTCACCGACATCGAGGCCGCGCGGGAGCGGTTCGACGACCCCGACATCGTCAGGCAGACACCGATCGAGACGAACCGTTCGCTGAGCGAGATGTCGGGTGGGTCGGTCCACCTGAAGATGGAGCACCTGCAGCGGACCGGCTCGTTCAAGACCCGCGGCGCGTACAACAAACTGAAACAGGAGGCCGAGTCGGAGGGCGACAAACACGTCGTCGCGGCGAGCGCGGGAAACCACGCCCAAGGGGTTGCGCTGGCGGCGACGACGGTCGGACTGGCGTCGACCATCGTGATGCCCGAGAACGCCCCGCAGGCGAAGGTGGACGCGACCCGGAGCTACGGGGCGACCGTAAAGCTTCACGGCGCGAACTTCGGCGAGGCGATGACCCACGCCCAAAAGATGGCCGAGGAACCGGGACGCCTGTTCGTCCACGCGTACGACGACCCCGACATCGTCGCCGGGCAGGGGACGCTGGGGCTGGAGATCCACGAACAGGTGCCCGACGCCGACACGGTGATCGTCCCCATCGGTGGCGGCGGTCTGATCGGCGGGATCAGCACCGCGCTGAAGGCCTTGGACGGTTCGATCCGCGTGGTCGGCGTGCAGGCGGATCTGGCGGCGACGGTGCCCGACAGCCTCCAGAAGGGCGCCCCGGTCGACGAGGAGTCCCCGAAGACCATCGCGGACGGCATCGCCACCGGCGGGATCTCGGAGTTGACGCTCGGCCTGATCGAGGAGCACGTCGACGAGGTGGTGACGGTGAGCGACGACGAGATCGCCCGGAGCCTACTGACCGTCCTCGAACGCTCGAAGCAGTTGGTCGAGGGGGCGGGCGCGGCGTCGGTGGCGGCGCTGTTGAGCGACGAGGTGGACGTCGAGGGCGAGACGGTCGTCCCCCTCCTCTGTGGCGGCAACATCGACATGTCGATGCTGCAGACGGTGTTGACCCACGCGCTGACCGACCGGAGTCAACTCCTTCGTCTGCGCATCCGCATCCGGGACCAACCGGGCGAGATGGGACGGATCTCGGGCATCATCGGCGACAAGGGGGCGAACATCCGGACGGTGCGTCACGACCGGGCGGTCGGCGACTTGGACGTCGGCGACGCCTACCTCGTCTTCCAGGTGGTCGCGAGCGGCGAGAACCACGCCGAGAGCGTCACGACCGCCATCGAGGAGGCGGGCTACGAGGTGGAACGGGTGAACTGA
- the gcvPA gene encoding aminomethyl-transferring glycine dehydrogenase subunit GcvPA, protein MPYATHSGEERSAMLDTVGVADPDDLFDIPESVRFDGDYGIEAHSERATKAAVEGILDESPALSEFLGGGHYDHYVPSVVDHLSLRSEFLTSYTQYQPEVDQGFLQALFEFQSLVSELTGLDVANCSMYDRSTAVGEAILLADRVRATDGDEVLVPESLPDRVRSVLENYADGPDIVIDTYPTAAGTVDVDGLADRIDADTSMVYAATPNARGLLEPDLDAVGDLADDHDALFCVGSDAVALGLLEPPAAYGADVVVGDASVLGLPTTYGMGLGLFACREEFLRQVPGRLVGAGTDDAGKRAYTLTLQTREQHIRRERATSNICTNQAWLALRAAIHAAWLGPDGLVDLAEECVTGIAEACERIDALDGFDAPVYDGHHFREALVDVDDPAGVVDHCRQAGIALRTVEDGSTERLAVCVTDTNREQVEELVDALAGYGGGA, encoded by the coding sequence ATGCCGTACGCGACCCACTCCGGAGAGGAACGCTCGGCGATGCTCGACACCGTCGGGGTAGCCGACCCCGACGACCTGTTCGACATCCCCGAGTCGGTTCGATTCGACGGTGACTACGGGATCGAGGCCCACTCGGAGCGGGCGACCAAGGCGGCCGTCGAGGGCATCCTCGACGAATCACCCGCACTGAGCGAGTTCCTCGGTGGTGGCCACTACGACCACTACGTTCCGTCGGTCGTCGACCACCTCTCGCTGCGGTCGGAGTTCCTCACGAGTTACACCCAGTACCAGCCCGAAGTCGACCAGGGGTTCCTTCAGGCGCTGTTCGAGTTCCAGTCGCTGGTGTCCGAGTTGACGGGGTTGGACGTGGCCAACTGCTCGATGTACGACCGGTCGACGGCGGTGGGCGAGGCCATCCTGCTCGCCGACCGGGTGCGGGCGACGGACGGCGACGAAGTGCTCGTGCCGGAGAGCCTGCCCGACCGGGTCCGATCGGTGCTGGAGAACTACGCCGACGGGCCGGATATCGTGATCGACACCTACCCCACGGCGGCGGGGACGGTCGACGTCGACGGCCTGGCCGACCGGATCGACGCCGATACGTCGATGGTGTACGCCGCGACGCCGAACGCCCGCGGCCTGCTGGAACCGGACCTCGACGCCGTGGGCGACCTGGCCGACGACCACGACGCGCTCTTCTGTGTCGGCTCCGACGCCGTCGCGCTCGGACTCCTCGAACCGCCGGCGGCGTACGGCGCGGACGTCGTCGTCGGCGACGCGAGCGTGCTCGGCCTGCCGACGACGTACGGGATGGGACTGGGTCTGTTCGCGTGTCGCGAGGAGTTCCTTCGGCAGGTGCCCGGCCGCCTCGTCGGCGCGGGGACGGACGACGCGGGCAAGCGTGCGTACACGCTGACCCTGCAGACCCGCGAACAGCACATCCGCCGGGAGCGGGCGACCTCGAACATCTGTACCAACCAGGCGTGGCTGGCGCTCCGGGCGGCCATCCACGCGGCGTGGCTTGGCCCCGACGGGCTGGTCGACCTTGCCGAGGAGTGCGTGACGGGAATCGCCGAGGCCTGCGAGCGGATCGACGCCCTCGACGGCTTCGACGCCCCCGTCTACGACGGCCACCACTTCCGCGAGGCGTTGGTCGACGTCGACGACCCCGCGGGCGTGGTCGATCACTGTCGTCAGGCCGGTATCGCGCTCCGGACCGTCGAGGACGGGAGCACGGAACGGCTGGCGGTCTGCGTGACCGACACCAACCGCGAGCAGGTCGAGGAGTTGGTCGACGCCCTCGCGGGCTACGGGGGTGGCGCATGA
- the gcvPB gene encoding aminomethyl-transferring glycine dehydrogenase subunit GcvPB — MSQEGRERTDGDSGESATGGDATYEQARWAAGETYEPLLIEKDATSVSVDSSLPDELTRDELELPDLREPEVARHYTRLSQMNYGVESGPIPLGSCTMKYNPKFTEDVAAHRGNRVHPLRADDDKQGILRLLYELQETLATIGGMDAVTLQPPAGAAGEFTGIQVAKAYHEANGEDRSEVIVPESAHGTNFASAAMAGYDVVELPSNEDGRVEVDALEAAVGPETALLMLTNPNTLGLFERSIEEIADIVHDAGGLLYYDGANLNSLLGKARPGDMGFDIMHFNLHKTFATPHGGGGPGQGPIGVRSDLAPFLPTPQVREGKDGYDTYGPDHSIGRVHEFVGNWLVLVKAYAYILRHGDEGLENVSETAVLNANYLAERIEYDVPYGPFHHEFVASADADAADVAKGMLDHGVHPPTTKWPEIVDEALMTEPTETESKARLDDLAAAFNAVAATDPEELAETPTTTTARRIDQASAARNPVLSWHALE; from the coding sequence ATGAGCCAAGAGGGCCGGGAGCGGACGGACGGCGACTCCGGCGAGTCGGCGACTGGCGGCGACGCGACCTACGAACAGGCGCGGTGGGCGGCGGGCGAGACGTACGAACCGCTGTTGATCGAGAAGGACGCGACCAGCGTGTCGGTCGACTCCTCGCTGCCCGACGAGTTGACGCGGGACGAACTCGAACTGCCCGACCTGCGGGAACCGGAGGTGGCGCGCCACTACACCCGGCTCTCGCAGATGAACTACGGCGTCGAGTCCGGGCCGATCCCGCTGGGGTCGTGTACGATGAAGTACAACCCGAAGTTCACGGAGGACGTGGCTGCCCACCGGGGTAACCGGGTGCATCCGCTGCGGGCCGACGACGACAAGCAGGGAATCCTCCGCCTGCTGTACGAACTCCAAGAGACGCTCGCGACCATCGGCGGGATGGACGCGGTGACGCTCCAACCCCCGGCGGGCGCGGCCGGCGAGTTCACCGGCATCCAGGTGGCGAAGGCGTACCACGAGGCGAACGGTGAGGACCGGAGCGAGGTGATCGTCCCCGAGTCGGCTCACGGCACCAACTTCGCGAGCGCGGCAATGGCCGGCTACGACGTGGTCGAACTCCCGTCGAACGAGGATGGACGGGTCGAGGTCGACGCACTGGAGGCGGCCGTCGGTCCGGAGACTGCGCTCCTGATGCTCACCAACCCCAACACGCTGGGGCTGTTCGAGCGGTCGATCGAGGAGATTGCGGATATCGTCCACGACGCGGGCGGCCTGCTCTACTACGACGGCGCGAACCTCAACTCCCTGCTCGGGAAGGCCCGCCCCGGCGACATGGGCTTCGACATCATGCACTTCAACCTGCACAAGACGTTCGCGACGCCCCACGGTGGGGGCGGCCCGGGACAGGGACCGATCGGCGTCCGGAGCGACCTCGCACCGTTCCTGCCGACGCCGCAGGTCCGTGAGGGGAAAGACGGGTACGATACCTACGGCCCCGACCACAGCATCGGACGGGTCCACGAGTTCGTGGGCAACTGGCTCGTGTTGGTGAAGGCGTACGCCTACATCCTGCGCCACGGCGACGAGGGCCTGGAGAACGTGAGCGAGACGGCGGTGTTGAACGCCAACTACCTGGCCGAGCGGATCGAGTACGACGTTCCCTACGGCCCCTTCCACCACGAGTTCGTCGCGAGCGCCGACGCCGACGCGGCCGACGTGGCAAAGGGGATGCTCGACCACGGCGTCCACCCGCCGACGACGAAGTGGCCCGAGATCGTCGACGAGGCGCTGATGACCGAACCGACGGAGACGGAGTCGAAGGCGCGGCTGGACGACCTGGCGGCGGCGTTCAACGCCGTCGCCGCGACCGATCCCGAGGAGTTGGCCGAGACACCGACGACGACGACCGCCCGACGGATCGACCAGGCGTCGGCGGCGCGGAACCCGGTGCTGTCGTGGCACGCGCTGGAGTAG
- the glyA gene encoding serine hydroxymethyltransferase: MTTTDSHLRDTDPAVAEAIADEERRQENNLEMIASENHVSEAVMEAQGSVMTNKYAEGYPGERYYGGCEHMDTVETLAIERAKELYGADHVNVQPHSGTQANMGVYFATLEPGDRILSLDLNHGGHLSHGHHVNFSGQLYEVEQYGVDPETGYVDYDALAEQAAEFDPDVIVSGSSAYPREFEWDRLAAVADDVDAHHLADIAHITGLVAAGVHSSPVDHADFVTGSTHKTIRAGRGGMIMTTDEHAEAVDKAIFPGGQGGPLMHNIAGKAVGFGEALEPEFEEYAERTVSNAKTLADVFTDAGIQPVSGGTDKHLLLLDLRDSHPDLTGEDAEDALDDVGITVNKNTVPGETRSPFVTSGIRVGTPALTTRGFDEDAMETVGELIVERLDDPDDPDVAAEVRDEVDRLCAEFPVYE, from the coding sequence GTGACGACCACCGATTCGCACCTTCGGGACACCGATCCGGCGGTCGCGGAGGCCATCGCCGACGAGGAACGCAGGCAGGAGAACAACCTCGAGATGATCGCCTCGGAGAACCACGTCTCCGAGGCGGTCATGGAGGCCCAGGGGAGCGTGATGACGAACAAGTACGCCGAGGGCTACCCCGGCGAGCGCTACTACGGCGGCTGTGAGCACATGGACACCGTCGAGACCCTCGCCATCGAGCGGGCGAAGGAGCTGTACGGGGCCGACCACGTCAACGTTCAGCCCCACAGCGGGACGCAGGCGAACATGGGTGTCTACTTCGCCACCCTGGAGCCCGGCGACCGCATCCTCTCGCTCGACCTGAACCACGGGGGACACCTGAGCCACGGCCACCACGTCAACTTCTCGGGCCAACTGTACGAGGTCGAGCAGTACGGCGTGGATCCGGAGACGGGCTACGTCGACTACGACGCGCTGGCCGAGCAGGCCGCCGAGTTCGACCCCGACGTGATCGTCAGTGGCTCCTCGGCCTACCCCCGCGAGTTCGAGTGGGATCGCCTCGCCGCCGTCGCCGACGACGTCGACGCCCACCACCTCGCGGACATCGCCCACATCACAGGGCTGGTGGCGGCGGGCGTCCACTCTTCGCCCGTCGACCACGCCGACTTCGTCACCGGGAGTACGCACAAGACCATCCGCGCCGGCCGCGGCGGGATGATCATGACGACCGACGAACACGCCGAGGCGGTCGACAAGGCCATCTTCCCCGGCGGGCAGGGCGGCCCGCTGATGCACAACATCGCGGGTAAGGCCGTCGGGTTCGGCGAGGCGCTCGAACCCGAGTTCGAGGAGTACGCCGAGCGAACCGTCTCGAACGCGAAGACGCTCGCCGACGTGTTCACCGACGCGGGCATCCAGCCGGTGTCCGGCGGGACCGACAAACACCTCCTCCTGCTCGACCTGCGTGACTCCCACCCGGACCTCACGGGCGAGGACGCCGAGGACGCCCTCGACGACGTGGGGATCACCGTGAACAAGAACACCGTCCCCGGCGAGACGCGGTCGCCGTTCGTCACCAGCGGGATCAGGGTGGGAACGCCGGCGCTCACCACGCGTGGCTTCGACGAGGACGCCATGGAGACGGTGGGCGAACTGATCGTCGAACGGCTGGACGACCCGGACGACCCGGACGTGGCCGCCGAGGTGCGCGACGAGGTCGACCGACTCTGTGCCGAGTTCCCGGTGTACGAGTAA
- the lpdA gene encoding dihydrolipoyl dehydrogenase — protein MVVGDVTTGTDVLVIGAGPGGYVAAIRAAQRDLDVTLVERDAYGGVCLNRGCIPSKAYITATNVAHDAATAEEMGIHADPAVDLGAMRGWKDEVVDRLTGGVEKLCKANGVSLLEGTATFVDEETVRVGHDGDGQGAETVAFEHCIVATGSRPVELPGLPFADDPILDSAAALDLETVPDRLVVVGAGYIGMELSTVFAKLGSDVTVVEMLDDVLPGYEDDVARIVRKRAEDLGVDFAFGEGATGWLDGADGGVVVTTETEDGEESTYGADRVLVAVGRAPVTDTLDAENAGLEANDDGFFETDDRCRTEVEGIYAVGDVAGEPMLAHTASAEGVVAAETIAGDPAAVDARAVPAAVFTDPEIATVGVTEAEARSAGFDPVIGEMPFNASGRALTTGETDGFVRVVADADGLVRGAQIVGPEASELIAELTLAVEMGATLEDVAATIHTHPTLSEAVMEAAENARGQAIHTLNR, from the coding sequence ATGGTCGTCGGAGACGTGACTACCGGGACGGACGTACTGGTCATCGGGGCGGGGCCGGGCGGCTACGTCGCCGCCATCCGCGCCGCACAGCGCGACCTCGACGTGACGCTCGTCGAACGCGACGCCTACGGTGGGGTGTGTCTCAACCGCGGCTGCATCCCCTCGAAGGCGTACATCACGGCGACGAACGTGGCCCACGACGCCGCGACGGCCGAAGAGATGGGGATCCACGCCGACCCCGCGGTCGACCTCGGGGCGATGCGCGGGTGGAAAGACGAGGTCGTCGACCGCCTGACCGGGGGCGTGGAGAAACTCTGCAAGGCGAACGGAGTGAGCCTGCTGGAGGGGACGGCCACGTTCGTCGACGAGGAGACGGTCCGCGTCGGACACGACGGCGACGGGCAGGGGGCCGAGACCGTCGCCTTCGAGCACTGCATCGTCGCGACGGGGAGCCGGCCGGTCGAACTGCCCGGCCTCCCCTTCGCGGACGATCCGATCCTCGACTCGGCGGCCGCCCTCGACCTCGAAACCGTCCCCGACCGCTTGGTCGTCGTCGGCGCGGGCTACATCGGGATGGAACTGTCGACGGTGTTCGCCAAACTGGGCAGCGACGTGACCGTCGTCGAGATGCTGGACGACGTCCTCCCGGGGTACGAGGACGACGTGGCGCGGATCGTCCGGAAGCGGGCCGAGGACCTGGGTGTCGACTTCGCCTTCGGCGAGGGAGCGACGGGGTGGCTCGACGGCGCGGACGGTGGCGTCGTCGTCACGACGGAGACCGAAGACGGCGAGGAGTCGACCTACGGCGCCGACCGGGTGCTGGTCGCGGTGGGCCGGGCCCCAGTGACCGACACGCTCGACGCCGAGAACGCGGGGTTGGAGGCGAACGACGACGGCTTCTTCGAGACCGACGATCGGTGCCGGACCGAGGTCGAGGGTATCTACGCCGTCGGCGACGTGGCTGGCGAACCGATGCTCGCACACACGGCGTCGGCGGAGGGAGTCGTCGCCGCCGAGACCATCGCGGGCGACCCCGCGGCGGTCGACGCCCGGGCGGTCCCGGCGGCGGTGTTCACGGACCCCGAGATAGCGACGGTCGGAGTGACCGAGGCCGAGGCACGTTCGGCCGGGTTCGATCCGGTCATCGGGGAGATGCCCTTCAACGCCAGCGGGCGCGCGCTGACGACGGGCGAGACCGACGGCTTCGTCCGAGTGGTCGCGGACGCCGACGGCCTCGTCCGGGGGGCACAGATCGTCGGCCCGGAGGCCTCGGAACTGATCGCGGAACTCACCCTTGCCGTCGAGATGGGGGCGACGCTGGAGGACGTGGCGGCGACGATCCACACCCACCCGACGCTGTCCGAGGCGGTGATGGAGGCCGCCGAGAACGCACGCGGGCAAGCCATCCACACGCTGAACCGGTAG
- the fer gene encoding ferredoxin Fer, giving the protein MPTVEYLNYEVMDDHGWEMEDDDLFEKAADAGLDDVDYGTLEVNEGEYVLEAAEAQGYDWPFSCRAGACANCAAIVTEGDLDMDMQQILSDEEVEEKNVRLTCIGSPTADEVQLVYNAKHLDYLQNRVI; this is encoded by the coding sequence ATGCCCACGGTAGAATACCTCAACTACGAAGTGATGGACGATCACGGCTGGGAGATGGAGGACGACGACCTCTTCGAGAAGGCGGCCGACGCCGGTCTCGACGACGTCGACTACGGGACGCTGGAGGTCAACGAGGGCGAGTACGTCCTCGAAGCGGCCGAGGCCCAGGGCTACGACTGGCCCTTCTCGTGCCGTGCCGGCGCGTGTGCGAACTGCGCGGCCATCGTCACGGAGGGCGACCTCGATATGGACATGCAGCAGATCCTGTCCGACGAGGAAGTCGAAGAGAAGAACGTCCGGCTGACCTGCATCGGCAGCCCGACGGCAGACGAGGTGCAGCTCGTGTACAACGCGAAGCACCTCGACTACCTCCAGAACCGCGTCATCTAA